In Gemmatimonadetes bacterium T265, one DNA window encodes the following:
- a CDS encoding AraC family transcriptional regulator, whose amino-acid sequence MRGRSEVPADPLTDVLLLTNARAAASGTLIAGGAWALRFPPPRRLKVLAVVRGACWLGIDGERVPGPGAPRPGAPARLEAGDAVLLPADRPFGLAGDLQTLRARPDDGARVFAGAPDHVARVGTGDGFLAVGAHVALNPARGPLLTDVLPPVVRVDGRSPEAAALRWLLEHLAEEVSTERPGAVLASAQLAQLVFVQLLRAHLASGAPLPPGWAGALRDERLAPALRLLHANPGRAWRLGELARAANMSRTSFAVRFRAAVGVAPLTYLARWRMRLAERELREGARPVGEVARALGYTSESAFSHAFTRATGVPPRRYRAAAAAGADTDS is encoded by the coding sequence TTGCGCGGGCGTTCGGAAGTGCCGGCCGACCCGCTCACCGACGTCCTCCTGCTGACCAACGCCCGCGCGGCGGCGTCGGGCACGCTGATCGCCGGCGGCGCGTGGGCGTTGCGCTTCCCGCCGCCCCGCCGCCTCAAGGTCCTCGCGGTCGTGCGCGGCGCGTGCTGGCTGGGCATCGACGGCGAGCGAGTGCCCGGCCCCGGCGCGCCCCGCCCCGGCGCGCCCGCGCGCCTGGAGGCCGGCGACGCGGTCCTGCTCCCCGCCGACCGGCCGTTCGGGCTCGCGGGCGACCTGCAGACCCTGCGCGCGCGCCCGGACGACGGGGCCCGCGTGTTCGCGGGGGCGCCCGACCACGTCGCCCGGGTCGGCACCGGCGACGGATTCCTCGCGGTCGGCGCGCACGTCGCCCTCAACCCCGCGCGCGGGCCGCTGCTCACCGACGTGCTCCCCCCGGTGGTGCGCGTCGACGGCCGGTCGCCCGAGGCCGCGGCCCTGCGCTGGCTCCTGGAACACCTCGCAGAGGAGGTGAGCACCGAGCGGCCGGGGGCTGTCCTCGCGTCGGCGCAGCTCGCGCAGCTCGTCTTCGTGCAGCTCCTGCGCGCCCACCTCGCCTCCGGCGCGCCGCTCCCGCCCGGGTGGGCCGGCGCGCTCCGGGACGAGCGCCTCGCGCCCGCGCTGCGCCTCCTACACGCGAACCCCGGCCGCGCCTGGCGGCTCGGCGAGCTGGCGCGCGCGGCCAACATGTCGCGCACCAGCTTCGCGGTCCGCTTCCGCGCGGCCGTAGGCGTCGCGCCGCTCACGTACCTCGCCCGGTGGCGGATGCGCCTCGCCGAACGCGAACTGCGCGAGGGGGCGCGGCCGGTCGGCGAGGTGGCCCGCGCGCTCGGCTACACGTCCGAAAGCGCGTTCAGTCACGCGTTCACGCGGGCGACCGGGGTGCCGCCGCGGCGCTACCGCGCGGCGGCCGCCGCGGGCGCCGACACGGACAGCTAA
- a CDS encoding oxidoreductase, with amino-acid sequence MAAGTSGITGKVVAVTGASSGIGAATARLLAERGATVVLGATGAARLEAVAREIAAHGHAVAHRATDVRRRTDLAALVALATERFGRLDVLVASAGVAPTGPLDALAVDDWDAMIDVNLRGVLYGIAAALPVFRHQQSGHFVTIVSTAGLRVVPGQAVYAGTKNAVRTILEGLRQESKGEFRVTGVSPGFVRTNLADSMRDPGTAAQVRDRMAAIGLPPEAVARAVAFAIEQPAEVDVGDVVVRPAAQD; translated from the coding sequence GTGGCCGCGGGAACGTCCGGGATTACAGGGAAGGTGGTCGCCGTCACCGGCGCGAGCAGTGGGATTGGCGCGGCGACGGCGCGCCTGCTCGCCGAGCGCGGGGCGACGGTCGTGCTCGGCGCGACCGGCGCGGCGCGGCTCGAGGCGGTCGCGCGCGAGATCGCGGCGCACGGCCACGCCGTCGCGCACCGGGCGACCGACGTGCGGCGGCGCACGGACCTCGCCGCGCTCGTGGCGCTCGCCACCGAGCGCTTCGGCCGGCTCGACGTGCTGGTCGCGAGCGCCGGCGTCGCGCCCACCGGGCCGCTCGACGCGCTCGCGGTCGACGACTGGGACGCGATGATCGACGTGAACCTGCGCGGGGTGCTGTACGGGATCGCGGCCGCCCTCCCGGTGTTCCGCCACCAGCAGTCGGGACACTTCGTCACGATCGTGTCGACCGCCGGGCTCCGCGTCGTACCCGGCCAGGCCGTCTACGCCGGGACCAAGAACGCCGTGCGCACGATCCTGGAGGGACTGCGGCAGGAGTCGAAGGGCGAGTTCCGCGTGACCGGAGTCTCGCCCGGGTTCGTGCGGACCAACCTCGCCGACTCGATGCGCGACCCCGGCACGGCGGCGCAGGTCCGGGACCGGATGGCCGCGATCGGCCTCCCGCCCGAGGCGGTCGCGCGGGCCGTCGCCTTCGCGATCGAGCAGCCCGCCGAGGTCGACGTCGGCGACGTCGTCGTCCGGCCCGCGGCCCAGGACTGA
- a CDS encoding oxidoreductase, whose amino-acid sequence MTQPLELGLDTFGDVTAGTDGRPLPDARVIRDVVDEAVLADSLGIDFIGVGEHHRADFAVSAPEVVLAAIAGRTSRIRLGSAVTVLSSDDPVRVFQRFATLDAVSNGRAEVILGRGSFTESFPLFGYELRDYETLFDEKLDLFAALLRQEPVTWSGKTRAPLTDQRVFPAVDPGPLKTWVGVGGSPESVVRAAHYGLPMMLAIIGGDPTRFRPYVDLYHRALAQGSRPALPVGVHSPGYVADTDARAAEEFWPDYQRMHARIGAERGWAPMARAAFDQEVARGSLYVGAPETVARKIAATARALGVARFDLKYSAGPLAHDRLMRSIELYGTRVVPRVRELLA is encoded by the coding sequence ATGACACAGCCCCTCGAACTCGGCCTCGACACCTTCGGCGACGTCACCGCGGGCACGGACGGACGGCCGCTCCCGGACGCGCGGGTGATCCGCGACGTCGTCGACGAGGCCGTCCTCGCCGACTCGTTAGGCATCGACTTCATCGGCGTCGGCGAGCACCACCGCGCCGACTTCGCCGTCTCCGCGCCCGAGGTCGTCCTCGCCGCGATCGCCGGCCGCACCTCGCGCATCCGGCTCGGCTCGGCCGTGACGGTGCTCAGCTCCGACGACCCGGTGCGCGTCTTCCAGCGCTTCGCCACGCTCGACGCGGTGTCTAACGGACGCGCCGAGGTCATCCTCGGCCGCGGGTCGTTCACCGAGTCGTTCCCGCTCTTCGGCTACGAGCTCCGCGACTACGAGACGCTCTTCGACGAGAAGCTCGACCTCTTCGCCGCGCTGCTCCGGCAGGAGCCGGTCACGTGGAGCGGAAAGACGCGCGCGCCGCTCACCGACCAGCGGGTCTTCCCGGCCGTCGACCCCGGGCCGCTGAAGACGTGGGTCGGCGTGGGTGGGAGCCCGGAGTCGGTCGTGCGCGCGGCGCACTACGGCCTGCCGATGATGCTCGCGATCATCGGCGGCGACCCAACGCGCTTCAGGCCCTACGTCGACCTCTACCACCGCGCGCTCGCGCAGGGCAGCCGGCCCGCGCTCCCGGTCGGCGTGCACTCGCCCGGCTACGTGGCCGACACCGACGCGCGGGCCGCGGAGGAGTTCTGGCCCGACTACCAGCGCATGCACGCCCGCATCGGCGCGGAGCGCGGGTGGGCGCCGATGGCCCGCGCCGCGTTCGACCAGGAGGTCGCGCGCGGGTCGCTCTACGTGGGCGCGCCCGAGACGGTCGCCCGCAAGATCGCCGCGACCGCGCGCGCGCTCGGCGTCGCGCGCTTCGACCTCAAGTACAGCGCGGGCCCGCTCGCGCACGACAGGCTGATGCGGAGCATCGAACTCTACGGGACGCGGGTGGTCCCGCGCGTGCGCGAGCTGCTCGCCTAA
- a CDS encoding beta-glucosidase — protein sequence MLRCPTRLTRSLALAGLLAGAGRAVAQAPGVSASTPAVSADATRRARALLRQMTPEEKIGQLNLAAGVGLAGMVTAAADSDIVRGRVGAILWLAVPQAINRLQHVAVERSRLHIPLLFGLDVIHGYSTIFPAPLGMASSWDPAVEEQAQAFAARETRAAGITWTFTPMVDVARDARWGRIQEGAGEDPVLGAAMARAQVRGFQGAALGPTSVVACVKHFAGYGAAEGGRDYDGAYVPEALMRNVYLVPFHAAVEAGAGSLMSAYMDLNDVPASGNHWLLTDVLRRDWGFGGFVTSDANAVASLQVHGFAADPADAAYKAITAGMGMDMASQTFVKQLPALVASGRVSQAQIDSAVLPILAVKYQIGLFEHPYADTSRPAAAVTAEGRALARRLAARSMVLLKNDGHALPLARTVRRVAVLGPLADSPVDVTGGPSPAGVFTRQPDAPAVTVLAALKSRLGPDARVTYVAGPPLSKVFPGMFDALLGQKPVAPPPPADSAEWLRKARAAADSADLVVAVVGETAFMSSEGASRGTLGLPGIQEQMIEAAAAAGKPLVVVLQNGRPLEINWVADHAAAVLEAWLPGVEGGTAVADVLFGDVNPGGKLPVSWPRSAGQEPLYYNHNLTHAPESAPGFTSRYWDLASTPRYPFGYGLSYTTFRFANLRLSKARLRAGDSAEVAVDVTNTGAVPGDAVAQVYVHQRAGSASRPVRQLEGFRRVALRPGETRTLRFVVGRRELQFWSPQAKRWVVEPAVFDIWAGESSTADLHAELAVEP from the coding sequence ATGCTCCGTTGCCCCACCCGGCTCACCCGCTCGCTTGCGCTGGCCGGTCTACTTGCAGGCGCCGGCCGCGCCGTCGCCCAAGCGCCAGGCGTGTCGGCGTCTACCCCCGCCGTCAGCGCCGACGCGACCCGCCGGGCGCGCGCCCTCCTCCGGCAGATGACGCCGGAGGAGAAGATCGGGCAGCTCAACCTCGCGGCGGGCGTCGGCCTCGCCGGCATGGTCACGGCCGCCGCCGACAGCGACATCGTCCGCGGCCGCGTCGGCGCCATCCTGTGGCTCGCGGTCCCGCAGGCGATCAACCGGCTGCAGCACGTCGCCGTCGAGCGGAGCCGGCTCCACATCCCGCTCCTCTTCGGCCTCGACGTGATCCACGGCTACAGCACCATCTTCCCCGCGCCGCTCGGCATGGCGTCCTCGTGGGACCCCGCCGTCGAGGAGCAGGCGCAGGCGTTCGCCGCACGGGAAACGCGGGCTGCGGGCATCACGTGGACGTTCACGCCGATGGTCGACGTCGCGCGCGACGCCCGCTGGGGCCGCATTCAGGAGGGCGCCGGCGAGGACCCGGTCCTCGGCGCCGCGATGGCCCGGGCGCAGGTGCGCGGGTTCCAGGGCGCGGCGTTAGGACCGACCAGCGTCGTCGCGTGCGTCAAGCACTTCGCGGGCTACGGGGCGGCGGAGGGCGGCCGCGACTACGACGGCGCGTACGTGCCCGAGGCGCTGATGCGGAACGTCTACCTCGTGCCATTCCACGCGGCGGTCGAGGCCGGCGCCGGCAGCCTCATGTCGGCCTACATGGACCTGAACGACGTGCCGGCGAGCGGCAACCACTGGCTCCTCACCGACGTGCTCCGCCGCGACTGGGGCTTCGGCGGCTTCGTCACGTCGGACGCGAACGCCGTCGCGAGTCTGCAGGTGCACGGCTTCGCGGCCGACCCCGCCGACGCCGCGTACAAGGCGATCACCGCGGGCATGGGGATGGACATGGCGAGCCAGACGTTCGTGAAGCAGCTCCCGGCGCTGGTCGCGAGCGGCCGGGTGTCGCAGGCCCAGATTGACTCCGCCGTGCTGCCGATTCTCGCCGTCAAGTACCAGATCGGCCTCTTCGAGCACCCATACGCCGACACGTCGCGCCCAGCGGCCGCCGTCACCGCCGAGGGGCGGGCACTCGCGCGGCGGCTCGCGGCGCGCTCGATGGTGCTGCTCAAGAACGACGGCCACGCGCTCCCGCTCGCCAGGACCGTGAGGCGCGTGGCGGTCCTCGGGCCGCTGGCCGACTCGCCGGTCGACGTCACAGGCGGCCCGTCGCCCGCCGGCGTGTTCACCCGCCAGCCGGACGCCCCGGCGGTGACCGTGTTGGCCGCCCTGAAGAGCCGTCTCGGCCCCGACGCGCGCGTCACCTACGTCGCGGGGCCGCCGCTCTCGAAGGTGTTCCCGGGGATGTTCGACGCGCTCCTGGGCCAGAAGCCGGTCGCGCCGCCGCCGCCGGCGGATTCGGCGGAGTGGCTGCGGAAGGCACGGGCGGCGGCGGACAGCGCGGACCTCGTGGTCGCCGTCGTCGGCGAGACGGCATTCATGAGCAGCGAGGGCGCCTCGCGCGGCACCCTCGGCCTGCCGGGCATCCAGGAGCAGATGATCGAGGCGGCCGCCGCGGCGGGCAAGCCGCTCGTCGTCGTCCTGCAGAACGGCCGCCCCCTCGAGATCAACTGGGTCGCGGACCACGCGGCCGCCGTGCTCGAGGCGTGGCTGCCGGGCGTGGAGGGCGGCACCGCGGTGGCCGACGTGCTCTTCGGCGACGTGAACCCGGGCGGCAAGCTCCCCGTGAGCTGGCCGCGGAGCGCCGGGCAGGAGCCGCTTTACTACAACCACAACCTCACGCACGCGCCGGAGAGCGCGCCGGGCTTCACGTCGCGGTACTGGGACCTCGCGAGCACGCCCCGCTACCCGTTCGGGTACGGGCTGAGCTACACGACGTTCCGGTTCGCGAACCTGCGCCTGTCGAAGGCGCGCCTGCGGGCCGGCGACAGCGCCGAGGTGGCGGTCGACGTCACGAACACGGGCGCCGTGCCGGGCGACGCCGTCGCGCAGGTCTACGTCCACCAGCGCGCCGGCTCGGCGTCGCGCCCGGTCCGCCAGCTCGAAGGCTTCCGCCGCGTGGCGCTGCGGCCCGGCGAGACGCGGACGCTCCGGTTCGTGGTAGGCCGGCGCGAGCTCCAGTTCTGGAGCCCGCAGGCGAAGCGGTGGGTCGTCGAACCCGCCGTGTTCGACATCTGGGCCGGCGAGAGCTCGACGGCGGACCTCCACGCGGAACTCGCCGTCGAGCCGTGA
- a CDS encoding DNA mismatch repair protein MutT, translated as MPASAANRTRGRTALPRPSGAAAVADLRAALERDFFPGLSVNGVIFGADAGTLRVLLMRWLDADAWGLPGGYVRRDEDVDAAAARMVRELTGLEGVYLRQFHTFGRADRALGPAPAAARSLALPADHWIFGRVVSVGYVALVDAARARVAPDPVASAMTNAHGWYPVAERPPLVLDHAEMIDRALAALRAGLDDLPLGDTLLPGAFTMPELQRLYETVLGRAFDRRNFLNRMLDLGLVERLPGQRVSRVSRPLNLYRWAGRDGAPDNEAATG; from the coding sequence ATGCCTGCGTCTGCCGCCAACCGCACCCGCGGTCGCACCGCCCTTCCGCGCCCCTCCGGGGCCGCAGCGGTCGCCGACCTGCGCGCCGCGCTCGAGCGCGACTTCTTCCCCGGGCTCTCGGTCAACGGCGTGATCTTCGGCGCCGACGCCGGGACGCTCCGGGTCCTGCTCATGCGCTGGCTCGACGCCGACGCCTGGGGGCTGCCAGGCGGCTACGTGCGCCGCGACGAGGACGTCGACGCCGCCGCGGCGCGCATGGTGCGCGAGCTCACGGGGCTCGAGGGCGTCTACCTGCGGCAGTTCCACACCTTCGGCCGCGCCGACCGCGCCCTGGGGCCGGCCCCGGCGGCGGCGCGCTCCCTCGCGCTCCCGGCCGACCACTGGATCTTCGGGCGTGTGGTGTCGGTCGGGTACGTCGCGCTCGTCGACGCCGCCCGCGCGCGGGTGGCGCCCGACCCGGTGGCGAGCGCGATGACGAACGCGCACGGCTGGTACCCCGTGGCCGAGCGCCCGCCGCTCGTCCTCGACCACGCGGAGATGATCGACCGCGCCCTCGCGGCCCTGCGCGCGGGGCTCGACGACCTACCGCTCGGCGACACCCTGCTGCCGGGCGCGTTCACCATGCCCGAACTCCAGCGCCTCTACGAGACGGTGCTCGGTCGCGCGTTCGACCGGCGCAACTTCCTCAACCGCATGCTTGACCTCGGGCTCGTCGAGCGCCTGCCGGGGCAGCGCGTCAGCCGCGTGAGCCGGCCACTGAACCTGTATCGCTGGGCCGGGCGCGACGGCGCGCCCGACAACGAGGCCGCAACGGGATAA
- a CDS encoding short-chain dehydrogenase yields the protein MERAMEFDGKTVLVTGGTSGIGRATALAFAERGARVVVVGRDEARGQGVVAEIGRLDRPGPAARFVRADLTSHADVQRLVQDAGPVDVLVNNAGYWELGPTSETREAGFDQMFAVNVKAPFFLTAAYAPQMAARGGGAIVNVSTMVASRGLAGMAAYGASKAALELLTRSWAAEYGPQGVRVNAVALGPTLTPATEPMAGMLPAMVAMIPLRRAADPGEVANAIVYLASAASSYITGAVLAVDGGRAAAL from the coding sequence ATGGAGCGCGCGATGGAGTTCGACGGGAAGACCGTGCTCGTCACGGGCGGGACGTCCGGCATCGGACGCGCGACCGCCCTCGCGTTCGCGGAGCGGGGCGCCCGCGTCGTCGTCGTGGGACGGGACGAGGCGCGCGGGCAGGGCGTGGTTGCCGAGATCGGCCGACTCGATCGTCCGGGCCCGGCGGCCCGCTTCGTCCGCGCCGACCTGACGTCCCACGCCGACGTGCAACGGCTGGTCCAGGACGCCGGGCCGGTCGACGTCCTGGTCAACAACGCGGGCTACTGGGAACTCGGCCCCACGAGCGAGACCCGCGAGGCCGGCTTCGACCAGATGTTCGCCGTTAACGTCAAGGCGCCCTTCTTCCTCACGGCGGCCTACGCGCCGCAGATGGCGGCGCGCGGCGGCGGGGCGATCGTGAACGTGTCGACCATGGTCGCCTCGCGCGGCCTCGCGGGCATGGCCGCGTACGGCGCGTCCAAGGCCGCGCTCGAACTGCTCACCCGGTCGTGGGCGGCGGAGTACGGGCCGCAGGGCGTCCGGGTCAACGCCGTCGCGCTCGGGCCGACGCTGACGCCGGCGACCGAGCCGATGGCCGGCATGCTCCCCGCCATGGTCGCGATGATCCCGCTCCGCCGCGCCGCCGACCCGGGGGAGGTCGCCAACGCGATCGTCTACCTCGCCAGCGCGGCGTCGAGCTACATCACCGGGGCCGTCCTGGCCGTCGACGGCGGCCGCGCCGCCGCGCTCTAA
- a CDS encoding peroxiredoxin, whose amino-acid sequence MAYEAGPPHCLELLMTAIDTTIADRVKAAQPQFAARLPADVRATFGADLQRIVAEGVPAGVAAPGMPMPDGDLLDAFGRPITLTAVRAGRPAVVVFYRGAWCPYCNLALHAYQETLVGALDARGVALVAVSPQKPDGSLSAAEKNGLTFAVVSDPGNQIAGPLGIVMRHGEGARDAQASLGLDVSERNVDGTHDLPMPTVVVVDAAGTIRWIDVRPNYATRSEPGEILAAVDGVLQAG is encoded by the coding sequence GTGGCCTACGAGGCAGGGCCACCACACTGCCTGGAGCTACTGATGACTGCCATAGACACGACGATCGCCGACCGGGTGAAGGCTGCCCAGCCGCAGTTCGCCGCGCGATTGCCCGCCGACGTGCGCGCCACGTTCGGCGCGGACCTGCAGCGGATCGTCGCGGAGGGGGTGCCGGCGGGGGTTGCGGCGCCTGGCATGCCGATGCCCGACGGCGATCTGCTCGACGCGTTCGGGCGCCCGATCACCCTGACCGCGGTGCGGGCGGGGCGTCCGGCGGTGGTCGTCTTCTACCGCGGCGCGTGGTGCCCGTACTGCAACCTGGCGCTCCACGCGTACCAGGAGACCCTCGTCGGCGCGCTCGACGCGCGCGGCGTGGCGCTCGTCGCGGTGAGCCCGCAGAAGCCCGACGGGTCGTTGTCCGCGGCCGAAAAGAACGGCCTGACCTTCGCCGTCGTGTCGGACCCGGGCAACCAGATCGCCGGGCCGCTCGGCATCGTGATGCGCCACGGCGAGGGCGCCCGCGACGCCCAGGCCAGCCTCGGACTCGACGTGAGCGAGCGCAACGTCGACGGGACGCACGACCTCCCCATGCCCACGGTGGTCGTCGTGGACGCCGCCGGGACGATCCGCTGGATCGACGTGCGGCCCAACTACGCGACCCGCTCGGAGCCCGGCGAGATCCTCGCCGCCGTCGACGGCGTGCTCCAGGCCGGGTGA
- a CDS encoding transcriptional regulator — MDPSAPRTNTLTRKGARTRARIVDAAARLVYERGVAGTTVEDVRAAAEVSGSQLYHYFADKDALVQAVIDCQADAIVANQERADLATADGLRAWRSAVLAHAERTGGAGGCPLGSLGGQLAERDTRARTHLAAGFERWAGVLRDGLRALSAAGEISRDVDPDALAVTLLAALQGGLLLAQVQRDSRPLETALDTLLALAGVRPAHDLGVLGAADGAEAA, encoded by the coding sequence ATGGACCCGAGCGCGCCTCGCACAAACACGCTGACTCGCAAGGGCGCGCGAACCCGCGCGCGGATCGTCGACGCCGCTGCCCGCCTCGTCTATGAACGTGGGGTCGCCGGCACGACGGTCGAGGACGTCCGGGCCGCCGCGGAGGTGAGCGGCTCGCAGCTCTACCACTACTTCGCCGACAAGGACGCGCTCGTGCAGGCGGTCATCGATTGCCAGGCCGACGCGATCGTCGCCAACCAGGAACGCGCCGACCTCGCCACCGCCGACGGCCTGCGGGCCTGGCGCTCGGCCGTGCTCGCGCACGCCGAGCGCACCGGCGGGGCGGGGGGATGCCCGCTCGGGTCCCTCGGCGGCCAACTCGCCGAGCGCGACACTCGGGCCCGCACGCATCTCGCGGCCGGCTTCGAGCGGTGGGCGGGTGTCCTGCGCGACGGACTGCGCGCGCTATCCGCCGCCGGGGAGATCTCGCGCGACGTCGACCCCGACGCCCTCGCCGTGACCCTCCTTGCGGCCCTGCAGGGCGGCCTGCTCCTCGCGCAAGTCCAGCGCGACAGCCGCCCCCTCGAAACCGCGCTCGACACGCTGCTGGCCCTCGCCGGCGTACGCCCCGCTCACGACCTCGGGGTCCTGGGAGCCGCGGACGGCGCGGAAGCCGCCTGA
- a CDS encoding dihydrofolate reductase: MRTLKLVEHISLDGVIQHSADDGFPYSDWTAPYRTPAGRDAMLAAYGERFDLLLGRHTYDLWSGFWPHAPSSPMADRLNAATKYVATHRPESLEWGPFEGLGPDIVAGVRRLKSQDGPDLILSGSSTLTSALLEHGLADEVLLVVYPVLLGTGKRFFAERTPARAFELVSTQTTPSGIVFSLYRAAGPLKAGDGDAK, translated from the coding sequence ATGAGAACGCTCAAACTCGTCGAACACATCTCGCTGGACGGCGTGATCCAGCACTCCGCCGACGACGGCTTCCCCTACAGCGACTGGACCGCGCCCTACCGGACCCCCGCTGGCCGGGACGCGATGCTCGCGGCGTATGGCGAGCGCTTCGATCTGCTGCTCGGCCGTCACACCTACGACCTCTGGTCGGGCTTCTGGCCACACGCGCCGAGCAGTCCGATGGCGGACCGTCTCAACGCGGCGACGAAGTATGTCGCCACCCACCGTCCGGAGAGTCTGGAATGGGGCCCGTTCGAGGGCCTCGGACCGGACATCGTCGCGGGCGTTCGCCGCCTCAAGTCGCAGGACGGCCCCGACCTGATCCTCTCGGGTAGCTCCACGCTGACCTCGGCACTGCTCGAACACGGGCTCGCGGACGAAGTCCTGCTGGTCGTCTACCCGGTGCTGTTAGGCACGGGAAAGCGCTTCTTCGCGGAGCGGACCCCGGCGCGCGCGTTCGAGCTGGTCAGCACGCAAACGACGCCGTCCGGCATCGTGTTCAGTCTGTACAGGGCCGCCGGTCCTCTGAAGGCCGGGGACGGCGATGCGAAGTGA
- a CDS encoding transcriptional regulator, which yields MFDIHVIEDPAAATVALEPVRSRLLAELAAPASAATLATRVGLARQKVNYHLHALEAHGLVRLAAERKWGGLTERLLVATAASYVVSPSALGPVAVDPIREVDRLSASYLIALGARVVREVGHLVRRATESRKRLATLAVDTEVRFRSPTDRAAFSHELTEAITTLVAKYHDPSAPGGRAHRLVVVAHPLPQPSDPKEPS from the coding sequence GTGTTCGACATCCACGTCATCGAGGATCCGGCGGCGGCGACGGTGGCCCTGGAGCCGGTGCGAAGCCGACTCCTCGCCGAGTTGGCAGCGCCCGCCTCGGCGGCGACGCTGGCCACGCGAGTCGGCCTGGCCCGGCAGAAGGTCAACTACCACCTGCACGCGCTGGAGGCGCATGGGCTGGTGCGGCTGGCCGCGGAACGCAAGTGGGGCGGCCTGACCGAACGGCTGCTCGTCGCGACGGCCGCCTCCTACGTCGTCTCGCCGAGCGCCTTGGGCCCGGTCGCCGTCGATCCGATCCGGGAAGTCGACCGGCTGTCCGCGAGCTACCTCATCGCGTTAGGCGCACGCGTGGTCCGCGAGGTCGGCCACCTCGTGCGTCGTGCGACCGAATCGCGCAAACGCCTGGCGACCCTGGCGGTGGATACCGAGGTGCGCTTCCGGTCGCCGACGGACCGCGCGGCGTTCAGCCACGAACTCACCGAGGCCATCACCACACTCGTGGCCAAATACCACGACCCATCCGCCCCCGGCGGCCGCGCGCATCGCCTGGTCGTCGTGGCGCATCCTCTCCCGCAGCCATCCGATCCCAAGGAGCCATCGTGA
- the fucP gene encoding MFS transporter produces the protein MATAALPPASRAESSRPGAPRVEPAPSRFALPTVTALFFAWGFLTALNDILVPHLRGVFALNYTRAALVQFTFFGAYFLTALPWGQVVTRVGYKRGIVLGLVVAGVGALLFYPAAGLLSYGLFLTALFVLAAGITLLQVAANPYVAVLGRPETASSRLVLTQAFNSFGTTLAPLLGGLLIFAAGGAAATDAQRLATAKTVQGPYVGLAVALFVLAGVMAAARLPRLAIEDAPPAAGAPGAAAPATVWRVRHLVLGAVGIFVYVGAEVTIGSFLINFVGEPRIAGLPAAQAARYVAYYWGGAMVGRFVGAALLQRYSPRRMLALFAATAAVLTMVAVLATGHVAMWALLSVGLFNSIMFPTIFALAIEGLGHRTGAGSSVLVMAIVGGALVPLAYGALADRVGLQPAFVLPVVCYLYVVYYGLGGAARRVVG, from the coding sequence ATGGCCACCGCCGCCCTGCCGCCCGCGTCCCGCGCCGAGTCGTCGCGCCCCGGGGCACCCCGCGTCGAACCCGCGCCGAGCCGGTTCGCCCTGCCGACGGTGACCGCGCTGTTCTTCGCGTGGGGCTTTCTCACCGCGCTGAACGACATCCTCGTCCCGCACCTGCGCGGGGTGTTCGCGCTGAACTACACGCGCGCCGCGCTCGTGCAGTTCACCTTCTTCGGCGCGTACTTCCTCACGGCGCTGCCGTGGGGGCAGGTCGTCACGCGCGTCGGCTACAAGCGCGGCATCGTGCTCGGGCTCGTCGTGGCCGGGGTCGGCGCGCTGCTCTTCTACCCCGCGGCCGGCCTGCTCTCGTACGGCCTGTTCCTGACCGCGCTGTTCGTCCTCGCGGCCGGGATCACCCTCCTGCAGGTCGCCGCGAACCCGTACGTCGCGGTGCTCGGCCGCCCCGAGACGGCGTCGAGTCGCCTCGTGCTCACGCAGGCGTTCAACTCGTTCGGCACCACGCTGGCGCCGCTGTTAGGCGGGCTGCTCATCTTCGCCGCGGGAGGCGCGGCGGCCACGGACGCCCAGCGCCTCGCGACCGCGAAGACGGTCCAGGGGCCGTACGTCGGGCTCGCGGTCGCGCTGTTCGTGCTCGCGGGCGTGATGGCCGCCGCCCGCCTCCCGCGCCTGGCGATCGAGGACGCGCCCCCCGCGGCCGGCGCGCCCGGCGCCGCCGCGCCCGCGACCGTCTGGCGCGTGCGGCACCTCGTGCTCGGCGCGGTCGGCATCTTCGTGTACGTGGGCGCCGAGGTGACGATCGGCAGCTTCCTCATCAACTTCGTCGGCGAGCCGCGGATCGCCGGACTCCCGGCCGCGCAGGCCGCGCGCTACGTGGCGTACTACTGGGGCGGGGCGATGGTCGGCCGCTTCGTCGGCGCCGCGCTGCTGCAGCGCTACAGCCCGCGCCGCATGCTCGCCCTGTTCGCGGCGACCGCGGCGGTGCTGACGATGGTCGCCGTGCTCGCGACGGGGCACGTCGCGATGTGGGCGCTGCTCTCGGTGGGGCTGTTCAACTCGATCATGTTCCCGACCATCTTCGCGCTCGCGATCGAGGGGCTGGGGCACCGCACCGGCGCGGGGTCGAGCGTGCTGGTGATGGCGATCGTGGGCGGCGCGCTCGTGCCGCTCGCCTACGGGGCGCTGGCCGACCGGGTGGGGCTGCAGCCGGCGTTCGTGCTGCCGGTGGTGTGTTACCTGTATGTCGTGTACTACGGGCTGGGGGGCGCCGCGCGGCGCGTGGTCGGCTAG